From the genome of Streptomyces sp. NBC_01116, one region includes:
- a CDS encoding GntR family transcriptional regulator encodes MTFGEQPAYLRVASDLREKIVNGALPPHTRLPSQARIREEYGVSDTVALEARKVLMAEGLVEGRSGSGTYVRERPVPRRIARSGNRPDGGASPFRQEQTAEGARGTWESRSEQEGANPEIAERLGIEPGDRVMRTHYVFREAGEPTMLSTSWEPLAVTGRTPVMLPEEGPLGGCGVVDRMAAIDVVVDNVAEEVGARPGLAEELLALGGVPGHVVIVIGRTYYASGRAVETADVVVPADRYRVAYHLPVR; translated from the coding sequence GTGACTTTCGGTGAGCAGCCCGCCTATCTGCGCGTGGCGAGCGATCTCAGGGAGAAGATCGTCAACGGCGCGCTGCCGCCCCATACCCGCCTGCCGTCGCAGGCCCGCATCCGGGAGGAGTACGGGGTCTCGGACACCGTCGCCCTGGAGGCGCGCAAGGTCCTGATGGCGGAGGGGCTGGTCGAGGGGCGCTCCGGCTCCGGCACCTATGTGCGCGAGCGTCCCGTGCCGCGCAGGATCGCCCGCTCCGGCAACCGGCCGGACGGGGGGGCCAGTCCGTTCCGGCAGGAGCAGACGGCGGAGGGGGCGCGCGGGACCTGGGAGTCCCGCAGCGAGCAGGAGGGGGCGAACCCCGAGATCGCCGAGCGGCTGGGCATCGAGCCGGGTGACCGCGTGATGCGTACGCACTACGTCTTCCGGGAGGCGGGTGAGCCGACCATGCTCTCCACCTCCTGGGAGCCGCTGGCCGTCACCGGCCGGACGCCGGTGATGCTGCCGGAGGAGGGTCCGTTGGGCGGCTGCGGAGTGGTCGACCGGATGGCCGCGATCGACGTCGTCGTGGACAACGTCGCCGAGGAGGTCGGCGCGCGCCCGGGGCTGGCGGAGGAGCTCCTGGCGCTCGGCGGCGTGCCCGGCCATGTGGTCATCGTCATCGGGCGTACGTACTACGCCTCGGGCCGGGCCGTGGAGACGGCCGACGTGGTGGTGCCGGCGGACCGGTACCGGGTCGCGTACCACCTCCCGGTGAGATGA